The genomic stretch TATACGTTGACAACGTTGTTTCAAGCTTCCAACAGGAAAGATGAACTTCTACAGTTCTACAGCGAGTCACGTGAACTAATGTCGTTTGCAGATTTCAATTTGAGGTCCCTGAGTTCTAACAGTAACAAGCTCGGTGTGCAAGCAATCAAAGATTCAGTCTTAGATTTAGATCGATGTCCTAAGGTACTTGGCATGAGATGGGACACAGAGAGTGACGTTTTACTTTATCCAGCGAAGAACATCCCAACTACCAAAATTATTACCAAGAGAGATATATTGCAGCATACGTCCCGACTCTACGATCCCTTAGGTCTACTCAGTCCAGTTACTATCAGAGCGAAGCTACTTCTCCAAGAATTATGGCAACAGATGTTTGAGTGGGACATGCCCTTACCGCACGACATACAAGAAAAATGGCGTAGTTTGATTACAGACTTGAAATCAGTGACAACCACTACGTTTCCTAGATACTACTTTGAGAATACACCGTATACATCCAACTACACCTGTATTCACATATTCTGCGACGCTAGTTTGTTATCTTATTGTGCTACGGCATACGTCTGCAGAGACAACCAGTCTACATTGATGATGGCTAAGACGCGTGTTGCTCCGTTGAAAAAGTTAACGTTACCGAGGTTAGAGCTGATGGATGCAGTGATTGGTTCCAGACTCTGTAAACACATGAAGCAGAACACAAGCATACCACAGATACACCTTTGGTCAGATAGTCAGATTGTGTTGTACTGGCTCCAGACGTCCAAGACACTCCGGCGATTCGTTAGGAACCGCCCGACGAAGGACAATCCCGCAGATTTACTCACCAGAGGAATTTCGACATCGCACTTCAAAGTCAGTAATCTATGGTTCCACGGACCTAAATGGCTCACTACACCTGACAGTTGGCCAGTTTGGCAAGAAAGAGATACTTATGTTACTATGGCAACGATTACAGATCCAGTACCTACTAGCAAATCAGAAGATGCAGCTTTACCAGTGAACAACAGCAGTTTTGTCGACATGTCAAGATTCAGCTCGTTGGCAAAGTTACTCAGAGTTACAGCTTATGTACTGCGTTTCATAGATAACTTTCGAGGCGGGAGGTCCACTGGAAGTCAAGAAACTTTAACTACAGAGGAACTTCACAGGGCAGAGAAGGTGTGCATACGAAGCTGCCAGATGTCTAAATATCAAGCAGAAGTGAAAGATATACAGACCAAGAGATACAAACTCCCACTATCTAGACAACTTAAATTATTTCTCAACAGTGGGATTTGGAAGTGCCGTGGATGTATCCACAATGCACCACTAGACGAAATGACCAAGTATCCGTACCTGTTACCAGCTAAACATCCATTCACCAACTTGGTTATCAAGGACGCACACTCAAGATTACTACATGCCGGCGTTAGTTCAACTATCACGTTCTTAAGACAGAAATACTAGATTCCGTCTATCCGTCAAAATGTGAAGGTCATACTACGTAAATGTACCTGTTGTAAGAAGATTGTTGGTAAACCATACTCAGCACCTGATCCACCTCCACTACCAAAGAGCAGAGTTTCTGACGTCAAGCCGTTTACCTACGCAGGAGTAGATTTCACTGGGGCATTACTGGTTCGAGATAACAACAGATACGACGTTAAGGCATACTTATGCTTGTTTACTTGCGCTACTACGAGAGCAGTTCATCTAGAACTAGTTCCAGATCTATCAGCAGAGTCATTCCTACAAGCATTCCGACGTTTTTGTAGTAGAAAATCTGCTCCTAACGTCATGATGTCAGACAACGCCAACACCTTCTTATCAGCATCCAGACAATTACAGGATTTGGTCCAGTCTACCACAGTTAGAGAAGAACTCAACGACAGAGGAATTGAGTGGAAGATGATACCAAAACGCGCACCTTGGTTCGGTGGAATGTGGAAACGTCTTATAGGTCTGACGAAAACAACGATAAAGAAAGTGTTGGGACGGTTCTATGTCACCTACCAAACGTTACAAATTGTGATTACGGAAATTGAGGCGATGATTAACGATATGCCGTTGACGTATGTCACTTCCGGCGCATTAGATGAACCGGAAATACTTACACCGTCACACTTACTTTACGGCAGACGAATCATTAAACTACCGTATGAAGAAGATGTCCCTACAAACCCTGTACCGAGTGACCGCCCGTCAGTTATCAAACGGAATACGCTACAAAGGACAATGATCAGCCACTTCCGGCATAGATGGCGTCACGAATACTTAACGGCTTTAAGAGAACGTCATCAGACGACAGGCAGAAATGACCAGACGATATCTGTTGGTGTTTATATGTATATGCATATGAACATGTGTGTTTACGTTTATGGGTAAATGCAAGTAAGTTTTAGTATGGGGTTTAATTAATTGAAGTATTTCTTTGTGAACATCTCGGTATTATGACCATAGAGgaataaaaacaattaataaaaatgtaatttatatgcTACAAATACTGCAAGCGAATGTATTCAACTATAAAGTAagtgttgaaacatttttatgttttgtatttaatttatctTTACAACTAGTAAGTTAATCCATGAATAGACCTCaaaaatgaattatataaaataaacttacataGACTATGCAAACAATTATACAGTAGACAAAgtaactttatttttcttttcattagaATATTTCAATGACTTATGACTTTCAATGTGTCCAGTTAGCAAACCCGAGTCTGTGTATTAAGTATTTTTTTAATCAGAGCATGGTCATATTACAATTCTACGATGTAGTAAAAGTGGCCTTTTATTCATGGAGTATGTGCCCTGTTTTGAAAAAGAGATAATGTTTCTACACTATTCATTCCGTAAATACTGAGTAACAAATGTGTCTGATAAATTAATATCAATGTCTCAGAAAGAAAATATCGCAAACGAAAAACTTCTTTtgagaaaagtgaaaaaaaaatgtttagtttatTTAACAGATTTCTCGCTTGCATGCTTTTAACCATTGGCAGCCTCACAGCTAACATAGTACCGatatcatatttttatcaagattaaGATATATAAGCGATTGTATATTcagtagagacttaccctaagctcGCTTTACACAAAAGAAACGATCTGCTTATATAGTGATATTGTTTAGTGAACACTGTTTGTTAagggagtgagtgagttgggttttacggcaaaacgacataaaatggtcatatatcgccgagaagaagcttTATTGcgaacgccaactgtaaagcataaacatttatgtaaaaatgtaaaacgtacctaaccacatccatgtaaaaatgtaaagcacactgcataatgtaaagcatatcttaAATCATCCACGTAAGAATGTAAAGTATATCTAAAAgcagttatgtaaaatgtatatacatatgtgttaaaatatcagctgcaaacaaaataatatttcaaaagatttaaataaaaatatgaaatgttagattttttgacaGATTTCtgtctgctttaaaaacgataaaatatttccgactggaactttttcaaataacactttcaaagattgaacgtcataaattgtactgcgttgtgtagcaaagtccacagagtcaattaaaatatgtttaatagttaacggtgtttgacatggtacacattcagaattcaaaagataagaatgagtcaaatgGGTA from Mercenaria mercenaria strain notata unplaced genomic scaffold, MADL_Memer_1 contig_4674, whole genome shotgun sequence encodes the following:
- the LOC128554048 gene encoding uncharacterized protein LOC128554048; amino-acid sequence: MSFADFNLRSLSSNSNKLGVQAIKDSVLDLDRCPKVLGMRWDTESDVLLYPAKNIPTTKIITKRDILQHTSRLYDPLGLLSPVTIRAKLLLQELWQQMFEWDMPLPHDIQEKWRSLITDLKSVTTTTFPRYYFENTPYTSNYTCIHIFCDASLLSYCATAYVCRDNQSTLMMAKTRVAPLKKLTLPRLELMDAVIGSRLCKHMKQNTSIPQIHLWSDSQIVLYWLQTSKTLRRFVRNRPTKDNPADLLTRGISTSHFKVSNLWFHGPKWLTTPDSWPVWQERDTYVTMATITDPVPTSKSEDAALPVNNSSFVDMSRFSSLAKLLRVTAYVLRFIDNFRGGRSTGSQETLTTEELHRAEKVCIRSCQMSKYQAEVKDIQTKRYKLPLSRQLKLFLNSGIWKCRGCIHNAPLDEMTKYPYLLPAKHPFTNLVIKDAHSRLLHAGVSSTITFLRQKY
- the LOC128554049 gene encoding uncharacterized protein LOC128554049 → MSDNANTFLSASRQLQDLVQSTTVREELNDRGIEWKMIPKRAPWFGGMWKRLIGLTKTTIKKVLGRFYVTYQTLQIVITEIEAMINDMPLTYVTSGALDEPEILTPSHLLYGRRIIKLPYEEDVPTNPVPSDRPSVIKRNTLQRTMISHFRHRWRHEYLTALRERHQTTGRNDQTISVGVYMYMHMNMCVYVYG